The Pempheris klunzingeri isolate RE-2024b unplaced genomic scaffold, fPemKlu1.hap1 Scaffold_50, whole genome shotgun sequence genome segment tcctcagactgtgtgtcctcaggttgtgtcctcaggttgtgtgtcctcaggttgtgtgtcctcagactgtgtgtcctcaggctgtgtgtcctcaggctgtgtgtcctcagactgtgtgtcctcagactgtgtgtcctcagactgtgtgtcctcagactgtgtgtcctcaggttgtgtcctcagactgtgtgtcctcaggttgtgtgtcctcaggttgtgtgtcctcaggttgtgtcctcaggttgtgtcctcagactgtgtgtcctcagactgtgtgtcctcaggttgtgtcctcaggttgtgtgtcctcaggttgtgtcctcagactgtgtgtcctcaggttgtgtcctcaggttgtgtcctcagactgtgtgtcctcaggttgtgtcctcaggttgtgtcctcagactgtgtgtcctcaggttgtgtcctcaggttgtgtcctcagactgtgtgtcctcaggttgtgtcctcaggttgtgtgtcctcaggttgtgtcctcaggttgtgtcctcaggttgtgtcctcaggttgtgtgtcctcagactgtgtgtcctcaggttgtgtcctcaggttgtgtcctcagactgtgtgtcctcaggttgtgtgtcctcaggttgtgtcctcagactgtgtgtcctcaggttgtgtcctcaggttgtgtcctcaggttgtgtgtcctcaggttgtgtcctcagactgtgtgtcctcaggttgtgtcctcaggttgtgtcctcagactgtgtgtcctcaggttgtgtcctcaggttgtgtcctcaggttgtgtcctcaggttgtgtgtcctcaggttgtgtgtcctcaggttgtgtcctcagactgtgtgtcctcaggttgtgtgtcctcaggttgtgtgtcctcaggttgtgtcctcaggttgtgtgtcctcaggttgtgtcctcaggttgtgtcctcagactgtgtgtcctcaggttgtgtcctcagactgtgtgtcctcaggttgtgtgtcctcagactgtgtgtcctcaggttgtgtgtcctcaggttgtgtcctcagactgtgtgtcctcagactgtgtgtcctcaggttgtgtgtcctcaggttgtgtcctcaggttgtgtgtcctcaggttgtgtgtcctcaggttgtgtcctcagactgtgtgtcctcaggttgtgtgtcctcaggttgtgtgtcctcaggttgtgtgtcctcaggttgtgtcctcagactgtgtgtcctcaggttgtgtcctcagactgtgtgtcctcagactgtgtgtcctcagactgtgtgtcctcagactgtgtgtcctcaggttgtgtcctcaggttgtgtgtcctcagactgtgtgtcctcagactgtgtgtcctcagactgtgtgtcctcaggttgtgtgtcctcaggttgtgtgtcctcagactgtgtgtcctcagactgtgtcctcagactgtgtgtcctcaggttgtgtgtcctcagactgtgtgtcctcaggttgtgtgtcctcaggttgtgtgtcctcaggttgtgtgtcctcagactgtgtgtcctcaggttgtgtgtcctcagactgtgtgtcctcaggttgtgtgtcctcaggttgtgtgtcctcagactgtgtgtcctcaggttgtgtgtcctcaggttgtgtgtcctcaggttgtgtgtcctcaggttgtgtcctcagactgtgtgtcctcagactgtgtgtcctcaggttgtgtgtcctcagactgtgtgtcctcaggctgtgtgtcctcaggttgtgtgtcctcaggttgtgtgtcctcaggttgtgtgtcctcagactgtgtgtcctcaggttgtgtgtcctcaggttgtgtgtcctcagactgtgtgtcctcagactgtgtgtcctcaggttgtgtgtcctcaggttgtgtcctcaggttgtgtgtcctcagactgtgtgtcctcaggttgtgtgtcctcagactgtgtgtcctcaggttgtgtgtcctcaggttgtgtcctcaggttgtgtcctcagactgtgtgtcctcaggttgtgtcctcagactgtgtgtcctcaggttgtgtgtcctcaggttgtgtcctcagactgtgtgtcctcaggttgtgtgtcctcaggttgtgtcctcagactgtgtgtcctcaggttgtgtgtcctcagactgtgtgtcctcaggttgtgtgtcctcaggttgtgtgtcctcagactgtgtgtcctcaggttgtgtgtcctcaggttgtgtgtcctcagactgtgtgtcctcaggctgtgtgtcctcaggttgtgtcctcaggttgtgtgtcctcaggttgtgtgtcctcaggttgtgtgtcctcagactgtgtgtcctcagactgtgtgtcctcaggttgtgtgtcctcaggttgtgtcctcaggttgtgtgtcctcaggttgtgtgtcctcaggttgtgtgtcctcaggttgtgtgtcctcagactgtgtgtcctcaggttgtgtgtcctcaggttgtgtgtcctcaggttgtgtgtcctcaggttgtgtcctcaggttgtgtgtcctcaggttgtgtgtcctcaggttgtgtgtcctcaggttgtgtgtcctcaggttgtgtcctcaggttgtgtgtcctcaggttgtgtgtcctcaggttgtgtgtcctcaggttgtgtcctcaggttgtgtgtcctcaggttgtgtgtcctgGCCTCAGTGTTGACACTGTAAACACTCTCCTGCCTCCTCATGTTTCTCTGAGCTCCACACTGGTTGAACCAGTCTTACACGAGGCCTCAGTCAGCAAACACAGCGAGTCACCAAAGGTTTGCAGACGTCGGCCTCTCACCGTGTGAGACTCTGTTCGGTGTCTGTGGACGTTTTCAGGCTCAGGTGGAGGAAGAGTCGCGTCCTCAAGTACTCCAACTTTAGATTTGGTCATTTTAGTGTCTGTCCAGGCTCTGATCCTCCAACTGGAGGTCCTGGTGCTCAGTTAGTGGATCAGGGGAGAGATCCAACAAGACCTGCTCATTATTCACCACACGTCCAAAACTCATGAATCATGTAGGTGTGGTCATGACTGCTGATAAAAGGAAACATGAGAGCTGGaacatttgttcattcattttcttcaaacACAACTTGGACTTTCTGTCCACTGATGttctgttggatccaaactgacccacAGTAACTCAGTAACACTCTGactgctggagcagcagctctaaaatccctgttttagtgaatgtagtctggtgtgtgtgctgtttgtggttaaaccaaaaggatcttccaggtctctctctgtagggatcctttccatgatgctgtcacacacttagaataacactctgagcctgtcagtggatcaaacaagctcttttagtggacctactgtgatcaggtgcagttgtcccaaaggatcacgttgcagccattgcagcccgtttggtgtctgctggctgaggtgatctactggtgatctactggaccagttccaacacttttactacctaccagtcactcagacaccaggatgaggacagagaggaccagggggagaaacagtggaatGACCCTTTAACTCCTTTAAAATGACTCACCagtcagaggtcacatgacacACTTTAAAAGTAAATCTACAGAAAGTGATCTGGTGATCTGGTGATCTGCTGCTGGTGAACAGTCCTCCAAACACACCGACTGATGAGACTGAGCTTCCACAGATCAGCCAGGACCAAATAAAGctgcttcatttcttttaacTCAAAAGTGAAAatcatgtcttcctcctcctcctcctcctcctcctcctcctcctcctcaccgtTCCCGCACGTCTCGTTGTCCAGGTGAACATCCCGCATGTCGTCGGCCCGCTGAGGACCCACCATCCGGATAAAGAGGCTCTTCCTCGGCCGTGTGCAGGCGGACGTCCCGTCGGTTGGGACCCAGCGGAGCTCTGACCCTCCGTGTGAACAGGTGCAGCTCAGCCGGAGCAGGTAAACAAAGCACACCTGACTCCGCCCCTCCGGGCCGAGCCGGGTCCCACAGCAGGGGGTCACCTCCCACCGGAGGAACCACGTGACCAAAACAGCGAAACTGGGTTTTTAGACGTAGAGaaagaagatggagggaaagagagaagaagaagaaaggtgTCAGGGTCAGATAATCAATAAATATCTGAGATAATCAATAAATATCTGAGATAATCAATAAATATCTGAACTTCTCCTGCAGTAACAGTGCCCTGGCTGACTGGGGGGGCTCTGCCCCCTGGTGGTAGATGTGAGAACAGCACTGCAGCGTGTCTGTTTAGTTAGAAGCCAgtgaggagaaagatggtctcttctcttagttctggtcagaacaggagcagcagcgttctggaccagctggagagtctttaaggatttattggggcagcctgataataaggaacagaaataatccaacctggaagtgactcatgtgtggactagtgtttctgcatcatctccagacaggatggacctggttttaacaatATTAGTAGATGGAAgaaggcagttctagaaatctgtttaatgtgggagttaaaggacaaatcctgatcaataagactccagattcctcccagtggagctggaggccacagtgatgccatatataaggtaaatagtatcggtccaagcactgaaccttgtggaactccatgtctaaccttagtgtggacagaggactcattgttaacgtgtacaaactgaaatcgatctgatcaataggacttaaagcagcttaatgtggttcctttataccagtgaactgttccaaccagaccaggacagagagaagtcctctgtctgatgcactcaggtctaaccagaccaggacagagagaagtcctctgtctgatgccataaggaggaggtctgtaaccttcaccagtgtcgTTGCTACtgatcacaaggatcagtggagttctggctctttgtcagcctggctaacgtgctgaacagaaatctagggctgtttttattctctcaCACAGGCGACGACATGGTCTCTATGTTTCTGTTATTATCAAAcgttattttcttttatcttcatttcagttcatgaaattctttttttctctgctagTTTTAGTTACAGTCACCAGACTGCATGAACAaagcaataataatgataataataataatgatgatgatgatgatgatgataataataatgatgatgatgatgataatgatgatgatgatgataataataataatgatgatgatgatgatgatgatgatgataataatgatgatgatgatgatgatgatgataataatgatgatgatgatgataataataatgataataataataataataatgatgatgatgatgataataataatgacatcttgtttctctcatttcgcaaaactttattttctagGAAAAATAATTTCATCCATTTCTGAGCACATCATTTGACAGCAGTGGGGTTTCTGGGGGGGGCAGCACTGCCATTCCTCTGATGCggggggagtgggggagggGACAGTCTAAGTTAGCCAAGaagctaagctatgctaagctaggctaagcaTAGCCAGGCGGTTCAGTTGCAGTAGTTCTGCAGGTCGAACACGTTGCAGGGCTTGTGGCAGCACTGCTCCACGATGCCTCGCTTCACCATCATCTCCATCTGGTCCTTGAAGGTGAACTCGGCCTCCTCGTTCTCGCCGCCCGCCGCTCCGCCCGCCTTCGGTGGGAGGAAACCTGGAGGGACAAACGGCAGACGGTCAGACACTTTCTCACGTGTGTCTGGTGATGCTTTAAAGGCTTTGGGCGGGCTCTCTGACCCGTCAGAGGGTCCACGTCTCTCTTGGGGTTGTAGAAGAAGCCTCGGTCCCCACAGACCAGGTAGAGGGCGTCGACCAGGTGAGAGCCGCACAGGTGCTGCGGGGGCGCCACGGCCCGGGAGCCCGGCCACGATACGACCAGTAAGacgagcagagagacagactggagCCACAGCGCCGCCATGCTGCAGgagagctgaacacacacactgaggttaaagggacactccactgtttctgtcCACAGCCATGGTTACCCCTTCCTGCACCACCCCATGTGACATGAGCGTGGAAGAAGAACCAGGTAATAACCGTGATCACATGATCACCTGGTGGTCAGAatcacacactgcagccttAATGTTTCTCTACACACGAAGCTTGAAGCGAATACGTACAGGATACATCTTCTCTACCTGAGCGCTACGGGGGTCTGAGGACAGAGTTAGAGGGTCactacccatgatcctctctgtccacatcctggtgtctgagtgactggtaggtagtaaaagtgttggaactggtccagtagatcacctcagagtgttattctaagtgtgtgacagcatcatggaaaggatccctacagagagagacctggaagatccttttggtttaaccacaaacagcacacacaccagactacattcactaaaacagggattttagagctgctgctccatcagtcagtgtgtctgtagcaCGACTGCAGATATAAAAAGATCCTGATAAATGTTATTAGTGATAATCTGACGTTTCTTGACCTGAGTGCAGTTTTCattcaaagacaaaagcagCTCACCTGTagagttggaggaggaggatgaggagactctgtgatgaagaagaggagcagaagcagctgaGAGCTGGTTGGTGTGAGGCCGAACAGAAGAACTCTTCCTCATACTTatactcctcctccacctggaCACGCCCaccacgagtgtgtgtgtgtgtgtgtgtgtgtgtgtgtgtgtgtgtgtgtgtgtgtgtgtgtgtatacagcaGCCAGTCAGCACACATTAGGTAAGTGAGCTGCCATCTGATTGGCCGGCTGCAGCActcagtaaaacaaacacagctaaTGAGCCGACATGATCTGATCACCTCTAATAGACAAATATTGATCACCAATCAGCCTCCTGCTGAGCTCAGCACCAAccctccttcactgtggtgtttGTTCCACccacgtccactaaaagagcttgtttgatccactgacaggctcagagtgttattctaagtgtgtgacagcatcatggaaaggatccctacagagagagacctggaagatccttttggtttaaccacaaacagcacacacaccagactacattcactaaaacagggattttagcttcAAACACTAATAACTTTGGATGGATTTCTGTAatctaatgctaatgctaatgctaatgctttaaaacaccaaataacaacaatcacacacacaaactaactcCAAGGTTCTACGGGCCGATTGTTCTACAGGAACAACGTTAACATCTGTCGCTGTGGCACATGTGACCAcctgatgacacacacagagtgcatgATGGGAGCCGTCTGCTGACGGAGCTCGTTAGTTTCAGCTCGTTTGTCACCGAGAGGGAAACTAAGCCGACCGTGATGGAGCGTCACCGTGACGACGGAGGAGGATGGCGGGCCTGAAGCATCTCTGAGACGTTCTCCGAATCGGCCTGAGGACACCTCCACTCCAGCAGCGTCCCAGAAACCAGCGAAGAACACACTGCACCATCACCCCCTCCCCGTGATGAAGgcgttgccatggtaacagtTCATCCCAGAGATGTAAAGActtattttacttgttttaatgaaaagcttgtttttagAGAAAATTTTTTAATCTTATGGTCGTTTACATGATCGCACGTTATTGCTATGGCAACAGTTTACCaacttctttttaaaacaaattttaagCAATTATATGTAATATAAACACGCACTTggctaacaggggctaatgctaGTGCTAACTGGGgataatgtttgtgctaactggggctaatgcttgcgCTATCTgatgctaatgcttgtgctaactgatgctaatgcttgtgctatCTGATGCTAATGCTTGCGCTAACTgatgctaatgcttgtgctatctgatgctaatgcttgtgctaactgatgctaatgcttgtgctatctgatgctaatgcttgtgctaactgatgCTAATGCTTGCGCTATCTAATGCAAACAAAACTTCTGGTTTCTGcatttttacatcacaaaagTATTTTACAGGAGATGATGCAGCACCGATAGTTCGGTTTGGCAGCTTcatgcagaaataaagtgtccTCACATAAACAACTGTtaccagcagcagaggagaacgCTGAGAACCCAGAAGGAAACCAGGTAGCCCCTACCTCTACCCCCTGGTGGTGCAGCGTGCAGTACTTGTACCCATGGGCGTGGTAGTGGGGGGAAAAGTGGACCTGACTACCCAGGGCCCGAGTAGGGAGAGGGGCCCATGAAAatcctgatatatatatatattttttgtgtgaTGTTTTCACGTATTACTGCCTGGACTGGGTGTATTTCCCCTCCTgtccagcaggtggagctgctgctgtttgaaagACGTCTCACTGAATGAATCCTGCTGCTCTGAGTCAGTGAAGACTGAAACAAATGCTGCTCAGCTTGTAGAGAAAGTAAAGAAGTATCTGGATACTTCAGCACCAGGAACCTTTGGACCTCCTGAAATGTGCTGATGTGTACTAATACCTCAAAGCCCAGATACTGATGCTGGTCGGTAGTGGACTGAAACAAGGCGGAGCCCCCCCAGTGATCGGCCGCCAGCTgtgaaccacagcaggagaaccaggaccaggatccacaggaaccagagaaccacagcaggagaactgGGACCaagatccacaggaaccagagaaccacagcaggagaaccaggaccaggatccacaggaaccagagagaaaagctcagaattatattacattattcatctattagattattattagattatattGCACTAGTATGATCAATAAGATGACACAAAATATGGGTTAGAAATATTTCATTGTCTGTTTCATTGAGTGATCCCTGCAGGTGATCTCCCAGATCCCTGGATCTCTTCCTCTTAAGACTCAGATGCCAACCAGCAACTAGTCACTGACTAGTCACTAGTGAGTAACTAGTCTTCAGTTGCTGTTTGTTGGCTGACTCATCATCGTCTGAATTTTTCTGTGGATGAAACACAAATCTTTGTTATTCAAGTCTGGTTCACTAAATGGGTTCATACATGTGTAAGTGTGCAAAGATGCAGGTGTAACCGGTGGTGTCTGACTCTGCGTTGTGTATGAGACAGAGACTCGGGCGCCGATAACTTTTGAAAGCCGTATCTGCTTTATTTGCAGCTCCTGACAACAGCAACGTATACAAAATCCTCCGGTCAGTCTTTTCAGATG includes the following:
- the ins gene encoding insulin, which encodes MAALWLQSVSLLVLLVVSWPGSRAVAPPQHLCGSHLVDALYLVCGDRGFFYNPKRDVDPLTGFLPPKAGGAAGGENEEAEFTFKDQMEMMVKRGIVEQCCHKPCNVFDLQNYCN